Proteins encoded by one window of Acinonyx jubatus isolate Ajub_Pintada_27869175 chromosome X, VMU_Ajub_asm_v1.0, whole genome shotgun sequence:
- the CT83 gene encoding kita-kyushu lung cancer antigen 1 yields MSMLLLLLSFIVFTLLLVVWKSRFQSSVGEMSSNSTSLALVRATSSTGSTKSNTDKNLSVDSISRGILINSPHTIAMQKRILINLRIVEYKLAELEYFLIIKGLNGTLANCKSTDRLRECNESEGNH; encoded by the exons atgagcatgCTGTTGCTTCTACTGAGTTTTATCGTGTTCACTTTACTGCTTGTCGTCTGGAAGAGCCGCTTTCAG AGCAGCGTTGGTGAAATGTCATCCAATTCGACCTCTCTTGCACTAGTAAGAGCAACCTCTTCTACTGGGTCAACTAAGAGCAATACTGATAAGAATCTTTCAGTCGACAGCATCTCTCGTGGTATCTTAATTAATTCCCCACACACGATAGCCATGCAGAAGCGAATATTGATAAACCTCAGGATCGTGGAATACAAGCTGGCTGAATTGGAATATTTCCTAATTATCAAGGGTTTAAATGGTACATTAGCTAACTGTAAATCCACTGACAGGCTTAGAGAATGTAATGAGAGTGAAGGCAATCATTAA